Within Populus trichocarpa isolate Nisqually-1 chromosome 6, P.trichocarpa_v4.1, whole genome shotgun sequence, the genomic segment tactttatatatataaaaaaaaattattgtttcattaaactatctacaattccattacgtacaaaattcatctgacaaaaactataaaattaggtaaaatattatcaagaataaaattgagattatagtACAAGTAAATGTAATGcaccttaaactaaaaaaacaaaaaaaaaattgttgtttacGTTCAGTGCgagtgaaattaattaattacactgattaaaaaaaacaaaaaaaactattcagtgaacagtggagccatgcatccattgttcactgaacagtgaaGCATGGTTCTTTTCTTGCAACGTGCAGGAAGCAGCTCCTAGCTGCTTCCTTTGTTCCTGCGTTTCAAACGCAGTATTGCATGGGCCCCATGTACAATAATAAGCAGTTGTTACTTAACCACACAACTTGCACAATTTAGCCGCAGGAAACGTGGACGCCACCACATAGCCAAACAGGTTCTATATCTGAGATCAACAACTATGATTTAGCTAATTAATTGTTTtccttatttgttttgttggatGCCACTTCTTGAGCAATCTACTTAACTTGTAATTTAAGGGTTGATTTGTTTTGAGTAAAGTGttttatagaataatatttttcagatttttcgtgtttgtttcaagaaaatattttcttgtgtttatttctagtaaaatattttatggaaaaaccggttaataaaaaacattttacaattAATCTTCAAACTTAAttcatttattagaaaatattttcaattcatgaaatttcataaaatattttatgaatagtaATCTTCTTACAATAtcatttatctaattatttcaaCCACCATCTACATCTCACAACTAACATTATTTCACCGCCATCTCACCACCacatccttttttctttataatcacTACCTCCATCTCATTACTACCACTACCATCTCCTCCATAATCACCACCATCATCTCATAACCACCTCCTCTACAAACTATTATTATcttatcaccatcatcatctcaCAACCACCTTCTTCTTCATAACATTATCTCACCACCACTTTCTTTTCCACCACAATCacctttaaaaaatagtttatatgtaaaatatattataaaaaaatattgtaaaatattaaaaaaaaagacatttaacatttaaaatatccaacacaaaacaaacatactcttGGTATTCATGATTTTGTTGAgatcaaaaggaaaacaatatcCCGTGCCCTATATGCCATATCATTTGACAAGCGGATCATAACAGACAAAGGGTAGAACAAATTCCAACTAATGTAACAAAACTTGGAATCATGATATCAAACTAAAGAAAATATGTGGTATGATATTTAAGttttgtggttgctaatataataatcaCTGAaagcttatatgatcgttaattttagagctcatgaaattaattaaaatacatgtaaGTTAGCttgaatattcatattaataataaaaaaaaaaccactcacaaaaaaaaaaaaaaagccaaaagagTTTGGATATTTGGTCACCTTCCCTCGTATTAAAGTAATTAGGCTAATGCTTAGCCGGCAGGAACCCAGTGCACGCATGcatgaatttgatattttgtaaAAGCAATTActgtttaagaaataattttgggAACTAatcttttgataaaaatagaattattgTATACTTTGCacaaatatatgcattataattGTAAAAAGCTTTGGCATGTCCTTCCTAATCAAATGGTTTCAATCATCATAAACAAGCCTGACAtgatagttttgaaacctgatCTGGTGGGTCGATCCGGAATTGAAACCAAgttaagttgaagaaaaaataagaaaagtttaTGACTTAGTATGACTTGGCGGGTTgtcccggcaaaacccggtcaaaaacccgattGTAAcctgttaacttttttttttttttatcaaaacgacgtcgttttgatttttttaaaatagaaattgacccGGACGAcctggtcaaaacccggaacccgagcTTTGAACCAGACcgggtttaaaaattataccTGGAACTACTAGAAGGACAACATGAATTCCATCACTCTCTAGTAGAGATgtgaaaaaattcatttgactATATAATCTATTGAATTTGCCttgcattattattttgaaattatactATAAAACAAGATTCCCATCAatgctttaatttaaaaagaaataacttgATTAATACTCGATCACATCATTTCGATACACTAAACTCTAAAACTGTTCAGAATATCCTCTAATTgttaggataaaaaagaaaaagaaaaagaaaaaagagtacGATATTGACTGTCAGACTACCTATGTCCTATGATTTCCTTATCAACACGTAGCACCATCGGATGGATAAATTACCATCCACATGTCAGAATCCCAAAAGAATTTGGAGCAGTCAGTTTCTTAGGCAAACCAACACGCTCACATTAACATTCCCTTAAAAATTAAAGCCTTGGAGTCAATGCCTTACGTTAGTGCATTACATAACATGGTAGAAGTAGAAGTAGAAGTAGAagtacaaagagagagagagagagatagagagagagagttgcatCGTAGTTAGTGGATTCATTcaagattactttttttttactactttCTTTTCATGGATTCAAGATCTAGAGGATTAATCCATTGAAACTTCTTTGAAGACTTCTTCGCAGTCAATTCAAGAAACTAGAAAAATGGGTTTTGAGGAGTTTGACCTTTCGAGTTTCTtgaaaaacccataaaaaatatgaaaggaaaAGATTGGTTTTTGGGTTTCTAAATGATTATCAAAGAATTGGGTTCTTAGCTCAAATGGGGGAGGGTGTAAGTGTTAATGCGGCAGCAATGCACACAGCTATGAACGCTGTGCAAGCACTTGGGAGAGGATTTGATGTGAACTATGATACAAGGTTGTTGTATTGTAAAGGAGTTACTGGGTCTAAAGTGGTGGAGATTGATCAGGAACATGCTAGAGATCTTTTGTTGTGTGGTGGGTTTGTAGTGCCTAATGTTTCTAGGGACATAAAAAACTCTTTGGTCCCAATTGGACGCCAGAGTTCAGGTGTTCGCACTTTTCAAGaggttggttaatttttttatttttttctggttttgattttgaagttCTGTTCTTTTCTTGTGTTGTAAGAATCCATGTTTAGTATTGGAGGCTTTGAGTATTAGGCTATAGTGGTATTGAATATAGCTTGAATTGAACTTGATCAATTTAGTTGCTTTTGCCACCAGTACCAAGTGGATGGAAAGTTTAGCTTGTCTCTTGGATCATTTCTGCAGTTTATTGGCACTTGGTTATTTCATGTGTCTAAAGCCTGGTTATTTGATATTtccttggattttttcttaTAGTGTTAATTGATGTTCCTTAGAGCATCAGTCAAGAGTCAAGACCTTGTGTTAGAGCTTTTGGGTTGTATCTTGACACAGGGCTATAACCATCTTTGAGTGCTCAAGTTTCTGCAGTGAATGATGTCTGGAGTTACAAAATGCAAACTGAAAATTAAGACATCAGCTCTATTGGTTGATTAGTAGTGTGGTTACGCTTGATTGTCTAGAGTTTGAtgaggtttttggtttttaatcttaaaaatgatTGAGATAAAATAACGCTCGCCAAACTTCTGTGGTGCTAAGAATTGACTGCTAAACGAATTGTATTGATATTTTCCCTACTTCAAATACTGATACAAGCTGTTTTAAATGATCGAAATCATTGTAGTTGTTCTAATGTTCTTCTCATGACGAATAATGCAGATGGTGGAGTACTTTAATCAAAAGGCCAACCTATCAGGAGGTCTTCCTCTTGGCTGCTTCAATTCTGCTTTTAGTTTTACTGGTTCAAAGCACATCGATGCTGCAGTTTCAAAGACCCTTTCTATGGATGGATATTATATCCCACTTGCCAAGGTCCAACTTATGAGATCCCCCTTAGTGTTGCATGAAAATGTTAAAAGGGCTGTTCCAACCTGTTGGGATCCTCCATCCTTGGCGAGGTATGAGTTTTAATTCTCTGAAGTATGAAGGAATATTTTTGCATCACAGCTTTAGTTGTCTAACAATTGCATCCTTCTTTTCCAGCTTCATTGAAAATTTTGGGACACACGTTATTACTTCTGTAACTATTGGTGGTAAGGATGTGATATATGTTAAACAACACCAGTCATCGCCTTTGTCAACCCTGGAGATTAAACACTATGTACAGGATATTGGAAATCAGAGGTTTTCTGACATGGAGGGTCATACGAGTTCAGGTCCTATGAAACTCAAGGATAAGGCTAGTCCCAGGATATTCCCTTATTTCTTTGTCTACCTTCCTTAACATTTCCTTACTTGGTCACCTGTAACTTAAAACAGATTATTCTTGATTTTGCAGGGTGGTGATTCTGGCATATTTAACAGCCAAGGAATATACCCTCAGCCAACTAGTGCGCCATATCTTACTGGCAAAGAAGTATAGAAATCATTCATTTTCTTTGCTTCTTAGCTATAATCACTCTTTCACCTCGCCGAGGTTATGATGTCAAATGTTCTATTTGTTGAACTGTTTTACGATGCCTTTTGTTGTCATTTTAAcgcatataatattttttataggaagATGCTTGATGGAAAGTAGTATTCCATCCAAACATAATTTTCCTGAACATGTTAACCATAATGCTTCAATTGAGCATACGAGGCTTTACTCCATATATTTGTCTTGTAGTTCCCATTCGAGTTCCTTATTTGAATTCTCTGTGTAGTACTCCAAATTAAACTATGCTTTCCTTTAAAAAGGTTTGCTTCCAGATGTCCTGAATTTTCCACATTTGTTCCATGTTTGGATTTTGTAATCCATTTGCTATTGCAATGATGTTTTCCAGGATGCAATGGTTGGATTTGGAATGAATTAACAAAtggtttttggctttttttgtCTAGAAGGTTTACTTGCAATTGCTGTCATGATTTTTCAGGACAAAAGGATCGCTCTTTTGCAGTATTCTATCTCATTTTATTGCATTTGAGAAGTTGTCTCTGTTTGCCAACTCTGTATTTGCATGAATACAGTCTGAATACTTTTGTCAAGAAATCATCCCTGCGCTGTTAATCATTATTTATTCCTGAGGTTCAAAACCTTGCTTTGATGGATCAATTTGAAGCCTTAAACATTTTTTCGGTTATTCTTGTCTGTGCAGCATGTTACAGTCATTTTCTGCAGGAGGGGAGGAGATGATTTGgaacaaaatcatattaaatgGGCAAGAACTGTACAGTCATCTCCTGATGTCATTGAGATGAGTTTTGTTCCTATCACAGATCTCCTTGTTGGGGCACCTGGAAAGGAGCATCTGTGTCGTGCTATTGCTCTATATCTTGAATGTAAGACAAGTAGACTGTTTAGTCAGAATCCTCTCCCTCTTATATGCTGTTTTTCTAGTAGGTAGTGCTACTCTTAACTGccagtcttttcttttttttaacaattgtgCCCAGACAAACCTCAGATAGAAGAGCTCAGATATTTTCTGGAGTTCCAGATTCCTCGAATTTGGGCTCCAGTACAGGACAATTTTCCTGGCCACCAAAGAAAGGAACCTGTTTGCCCATCTTTGCAGTTCAGCATGATGGGGCAAAAGCTTTATGTCAGTCAGGAGCAGgtataaattcttttgttgCCTTTCTATACATTTTTGTCCCGAGTGAAAGATGGCTCGattatttacattattttgaGGAACAGCGTTAAAGAGTTTACTATGTACTGttgtatttcttaaaatatatgtaGCAACTGAAATTTGTCAATAGTGTTCTACCACCAAACAATTTATTACTGTTAGTTGGATGCTCTGTAGAGGGGTCATGATTCTTCGGGTGTAACCATTGGTTGTCTAATTTAACCAAAAGACAATCCTACTAGCTAATGTAAAGGGTAAACCTTGACAAAActtggtttttgattttgacTTAAACTTGGCTACAGATATCAGTAGGACGCAAGCCTGTCACAGGTTTACGACTATGTATGGAAGGAGCCAAGCAGAATCGCCTGCGTATCCATCTTCAACACTTGGCATCTCTTCCTAAAATCCTTTTGCCATACTGGGACACCCATTTCGCAATTGGTGCTCCCAAGTGGCAGGGACCTGAGGAGCAGGACAGCCGATGGTTTGAACCAGTGAAATGGATGAATTTCTCTCATGTGAGCACTGCTCCAGTTGAGAACCCTGAAACTTTTATTGGTGACCAATCCGGTGTCAATATTGTCACTGGGGCTCAGCTTGGAGTGTGGGATTTTGGTTCAAGAAATGTCTTGTACATGAAACTTTTGTATTCTAGGATACCGGGCTGCACAATACGAAGATCCTTGTGGGACCACATGCCCAATGACAAGTCAAAGAAATTCCCCGCTGTAAATAATACCAACTCTGGTGACACAAGTTCAGCTTCAAGAGGAAATGTTGCAGGGAACAAGTTGGCTAAGTTTGTTGATATGTCCAAGATGAGAAAAGGGCCTCAAGATCCCCCAGGACATTGGCTAGTTACAGGTGGAAAGCTTGGTGTAGAGAAAGGCAGAATAGCTTTGAGAGTGAAATACTCCTTGCTGAATTATTGAGCTTAGCATTATGGTTTATATGCTGATGTGCAATGCTGTACTATATAGGCAGTGTTTTTGATGCAGAAGAACTCGTGGTCATCGTGTGTGTAAACTTTTGAAACATGATGATCTCGGTTGAATGGATGAGGATATGTAAGTAGATGGTATTTTAGGGTTTCTTCCAGTGTCGAAGGTCAAATCTGTATACTTGTAAGCTGTGAATTTTGTAGAGAAGTTCTCTTTGATAAGGGATGTAGGAATTGCCTCTAAATGTGATTGTTCATATGCCTACAGCATAATAGAGTTctgaattattttgttttctaatcttTTTCTCCTCTGAAGTATATTTTCGCCCTTACCGAATGCAATTGCCCTCATCTCATGAGTGTGCAGAGTTGCACCTGAGATTTGCCATGACGCTTGCAGGTCTGTTTAGCCATGTTATGCTTACAAATTAAGCATTTACTTAGATAATTGTTCGTGTTAAGGTTAAATTAACACTTTTGACTctgtctttatatatattattgaggaCGTTGCTCCGACGTGATATATGTGACTTTGTGGGTTAAAGGAAATGAGATAACcggtaaaaatattgtttggttttaaaaaaatattctaaaataatatttattttttaatatttagatgaTAACATGTTGGATTGATATATGTTAACCTGCTAAATTCTAGAGCCGAGTCATGTACTCgactatatttaataaaattaattttgatttaattatataataaaaaagtagatgTTC encodes:
- the LOC7468084 gene encoding MACPF domain-containing protein CAD1: MGEGVSVNAAAMHTAMNAVQALGRGFDVNYDTRLLYCKGVTGSKVVEIDQEHARDLLLCGGFVVPNVSRDIKNSLVPIGRQSSGVRTFQEMVEYFNQKANLSGGLPLGCFNSAFSFTGSKHIDAAVSKTLSMDGYYIPLAKVQLMRSPLVLHENVKRAVPTCWDPPSLASFIENFGTHVITSVTIGGKDVIYVKQHQSSPLSTLEIKHYVQDIGNQRFSDMEGHTSSGPMKLKDKGGDSGIFNSQGIYPQPTSAPYLTGKEHVTVIFCRRGGDDLEQNHIKWARTVQSSPDVIEMSFVPITDLLVGAPGKEHLCRAIALYLEYKPQIEELRYFLEFQIPRIWAPVQDNFPGHQRKEPVCPSLQFSMMGQKLYVSQEQISVGRKPVTGLRLCMEGAKQNRLRIHLQHLASLPKILLPYWDTHFAIGAPKWQGPEEQDSRWFEPVKWMNFSHVSTAPVENPETFIGDQSGVNIVTGAQLGVWDFGSRNVLYMKLLYSRIPGCTIRRSLWDHMPNDKSKKFPAVNNTNSGDTSSASRGNVAGNKLAKFVDMSKMRKGPQDPPGHWLVTGGKLGVEKGRIALRVKYSLLNY